A single genomic interval of Lentimicrobium saccharophilum harbors:
- a CDS encoding DUF3108 domain-containing protein, which translates to MNKRRNISGYLLFTMLVLIVGTGYSQTYRIVDNTAFGHGEKLTFRVYYHSLLTGKVTAGEAKLEVKNKPVTKSGRETYHVIGSGQSKGAFNFFFKVDDRFETFIDREALIPWYFIRRTREGGYKKDDEVTFRQNNGLAISRNAVKKIPENTQDILSVFYYARTLDITGVKPNESFPLSFFLDDSLYVSKIVFLGREQLKTELGTFNCLKFKPMVIKGEVFSEPYPMELYITDDLNRLPVMVKSAVIVGSVKMELVSYEGLRNPLSSKVPSGNGNGAASKK; encoded by the coding sequence ATGAATAAAAGGCGAAATATATCCGGGTATCTTCTTTTCACCATGTTGGTACTGATTGTTGGTACGGGCTATTCCCAGACTTACCGGATTGTTGACAATACTGCCTTTGGTCATGGCGAAAAACTTACCTTCAGGGTGTATTACCATTCCCTGCTTACCGGAAAAGTCACCGCCGGTGAAGCAAAACTCGAAGTAAAGAATAAACCGGTAACCAAAAGCGGCCGTGAAACATACCACGTAATAGGCTCCGGGCAATCGAAAGGCGCTTTTAACTTCTTTTTTAAAGTGGACGACCGTTTCGAAACCTTTATTGACCGTGAAGCACTGATTCCCTGGTATTTTATCCGCCGTACCCGCGAAGGAGGTTACAAAAAGGACGATGAAGTCACCTTCAGGCAGAACAACGGACTTGCCATAAGCCGGAATGCCGTGAAGAAGATTCCCGAAAATACCCAGGATATTCTATCCGTTTTCTATTATGCACGTACCCTCGACATTACCGGGGTAAAGCCAAATGAATCCTTTCCCCTCTCCTTTTTCCTCGACGACTCCCTCTACGTATCCAAAATTGTTTTTCTGGGGCGTGAACAACTGAAAACCGAACTTGGCACCTTTAACTGCCTGAAATTTAAACCCATGGTTATTAAAGGTGAAGTATTCAGCGAGCCTTACCCTATGGAATTGTACATCACCGACGACCTCAACCGCCTTCCGGTAATGGTGAAATCGGCGGTCATCGTTGGTTCCGTCAAAATGGAACTCGTCAGTTACGAAGGCCTGAGAAATCCCCTTTCCTCAAAAGTGCCTTCAGGTAACGGAAACGGCGCAGCATCAAAGAAATAG